The Onychomys torridus chromosome 9, mOncTor1.1, whole genome shotgun sequence genomic sequence ttaCAGCAATATATTTATCAATTATCTTCACTTAAAACTTTAATGTACATGCTTAAAGTTTATGAAGAattggaaagaaaacaacagataAGATTACTTCTTTAACTATCATACATTCTGAGAATTATAACAAGGGTTCCCTTACCTGGTATGGACATGGAATATGATATTCTCTGCAGCGTTCCTGTATCCATGTTGTTTCCCAGATGCCACGGTAAGCTTGCTCATAAAAGTAACATCCAATTACAACCAAGAGTGGTACAAGGTAAAGAATGCTGAAAACACCAATCCGGATCATGAACTTCACTAACTTatcttgattttccttttctaatgGGATCTCAATCCGAACTCTGTTTAGGGATATAATGCCGGCTAAGAGGAGAGAAACCCCAACTACCACATATAGGCAGAGGGGAGCGAGAACGAAATATCTTAATGCATCAACATCGTAGAGGCCGACAAAACACACGCCACTAATATTGTCACCTTCAATTTTATTCATCGCTAATAGGATGATAGTTAGAGTTCCAGGGATGCCCCAGGCACTGGCATGAAACAGCAATGCTTTCTTCTCAATAGCTTCACTACCCCACTTTGGCACAGCTGCTAAAAACCATGTGATGGTAAGAATTACCCACCATACACTGCCAGCCATAGTGAAAAAGTAGAGTACCATAAAAAGCATGGTACAGGCTTTATTGTGAGATCCTTGTGTTACTGTGGAAGCCTTATACTGTGCAGGACTAGATGCATTGCAGGCTACTCGGTCCTCAAGCAAAAAGCCAATGAAGAAAATCAATGACACCATCATGTAGCAGACTGCATAAAATATGATAGGCCTTTCAGGGTAACGGAATCTTGTGACGTCAATCAAAAAGGTTAAAAAAGTAAACAACGTGGCAGAGAGGCAAATGATTGAAATCAGTCCTATGAAATAGCGAGCAAATGATAGTTCTTCTCTCCTAAAG encodes the following:
- the Fzd3 gene encoding frizzled-3 isoform X3, whose amino-acid sequence is MQFPDCDEPYPRLVDLNLVGDPTEGAPVAVQRDYGFWCPRELKIDPDLGYSFLHVRDCSPPCPNMYFRREELSFARYFIGLISIICLSATLFTFLTFLIDVTRFRYPERPIIFYAVCYMMVSLIFFIGFLLEDRVACNASSPAQYKASTVTQGSHNKACTMLFMVLYFFTMAGSVWWVILTITWFLAAVPKWGSEAIEKKALLFHASAWGIPGTLTIILLAMNKIEGDNISGVCFVGLYDVDALRYFVLAPLCLYVVVGVSLLLAGIISLNRVRIEIPLEKENQDKLVKFMIRIGVFSILYLVPLLVVIGCYFYEQAYRGIWETTWIQERCREYHIPCPYQVTQMSRPDLILFLMKYLMALIVGIPSIFWVGSKKTCFEWASFFHGRRKKEIVNESRQVLQEPDFAQSLLRDPNTPIIRKSRGTSTQGTSTHASSTQLAMVDDQRSKAGSVHSKVSSYHGSLHRSRDGRYTPCSYRGMEERLPHGSMSRLTDHSRHSSSHRLNEQSRHSSIRDLSNNPMTHITHGTSMNRVIEEDGTSA